In Pseudomonas sp. ADAK2, the genomic window ATCAGGCCAAGTTGAAGGGTGAGCAGGTGTTCCTGCGCACCGACACGCACTGGACCCCGGAAGGCGCGCAAGTCGCCGCCGAAACCCTGGCCAAGACCATTGCCGCGAAAACCCCGCTCAGCGGCGAACCACAAAAGTTCGTCACGACACCGGCGGAAAAAGTCACCCACAAGGGCGATCTGCGACTGTTCCTGCCGCTGGATCCGCTGTTCGAAAACCTGATGCCGGCCACCGAGCCGCTGCAGAAGCGCAACACCGTGGCGGCTGACGACCAGCCTGCCGCTGACGACGCCCTGTTCGCCAACAACGAAGTACCGGTGGCCCTGATTGGCACCAGCTACAGCGCCAACCCGAACTGGAACTTCGTCGGAGCGCTGAAGCAAGCGCTGAAGAGCGACGTGGTCAATTACGCCGAAGACGGCCATGGCCCGATTCTGCCGATGCTCAGCTACCTGAAAAGTGATGCTTTCAAGAACAGCCCGCCACAGGTGCTGATCTGGGAGTTTCCTGAACGTTATCTGCCTGTGAACAACGAAATCGGTGACGCCGACCCGCAGTGGGTCGCAGAGCTCAAAGAAGCTGGCGCTCGCCAACAAAACGTAGCCGCAAACACTAAATCCGAGACGCCCGACCGGGCGCAAAACTGAAAGAGAGAGGTACTACCATGACTTTCACTACTACTCCTCGCCGTCTCGCGAAGACTTTTGCTCTTGTTGCTGGCATGAGCGTCCTGTCGATGTCCGCCTTCGCTGGCGACGCCGCACTCTATGGCCCGACCGCACCGAAAGGCTCGTCCTTCGTCCGGGTCTACAACGCCGGTAATGCTGAAGTCAGCGCCACCGTCGGCACCACCAACCTGAGCGATGTTGCGCCACTGGCCAGCACCGACTTCAGCTTCATGCCGGGCGGCGACTACAGCGCCAAGGTCGGCAGCCAGACCCTGCCGGTCAAACTTGCCGGTGACCACTATTACACCCTGGTCAACAACGCCAGCGGCGCGCCACAACTGATCGAAGAGCCGCCGTTCAAGAACAAGCAGAAATCCCTGGTTCGCGTGCAGAACCTGAGCGACAAGGCCCTGACCCTGAAAACCGCTGACGGCAAGACCGAAGTGGTTCCGTCGGTCGCGGCCAAAGGCCGTGGCGAGCGCGAAATCAACCCGGTGAAAGTCAGCCTGGCCCTGTATGACGGCGCCACCAAAGTCGGCGAAGTGAAGCCGGTTGCCCTGGAACGCGGTGAAGCGGCCGTGCTGTACGTCACCGGCAAAGGCTCCAGCCTGTCGCCAGTCTGGGTAAAACGCCCGGTTTCGACGCGCTAATACATTTGTCAGAACGGTGATCCCTTTGTAGCAGCTGGCGAAGCCTGCGTCCGGCGGCAAAGCCGTCGCAAAACCGATGAATGCGGTCTTTCAGAGAGACCGCGTTGTCTGGATTGACGACGGCTCCGCCGCCGAACGCAGCCTCGCAGGCTCGGCAGCTGCTACAGGATCCGGTCTGACTACGGAATAAGAACAAGAGTGAAACGACAGAACGCAGTAGCTCTAACCAATCGATTTTAAGGAGTAACAACATGATTCCGGTAATCTTGTCAGGTGGTAGCGGCTCACGTCTTTGGCCGCTTTCGCGTAAACAGTTCCCTAAACAGTTCCTGGCCTTGACCGGCGAGCACACCCTGTTCCAGCAAACCCTGGAACGCCTGGTGTTCGAAGGCATGGACTCCCCGATCGTGGTCTGCAACAAGGACCACCGCTTCATCGTCAACGAGCAGTTGAACAACCGTAAGCTGGAAGTACAGCGCATCCTGATGGAACCGTTCGGTCGCAACACCGCACCGGCCGTGGCCCTGACCGCGATGATGCTGGTCAATGAAGGCCGCGACGAGTTGATGCTGGTGCTGCCGGCCGACCACGTGCTGGAAGATCAGAAAGCCCTGCAACGCGCCCTGGCCCTGGCCACTGTCGCTGCCGAAAACGGCGAAATGGTGCTGTTCGGCGTCCCGGCCACCAAACCGGAAACCGGTTACGGCTACATCAAGTCGACCAATGATTCGCTGCTGCCCGAAGGCGTCAGCCGCGTCTCGCATTTTGTCGAAAAACCAGACGTCAAACGCGCCACCGAATACGTTGAATCCGGCGGTTATTTCTGGAACAGCGGCATGTTCCTGTTCCGCGCCAGCCGCTTCCTCGAAGAGCTGAAAAAGCACGACCCGGACATCTACGACACCTGCCTGCTGACCCTTGAGCGCAGCGAGCAAGATGCCGACACCATCACCTTTGACGAAGCCACCTTCGCCTGCTGCCCGGACAACTCCATCGACTACGCGGTGATGGAAAAAACCCAGCGCGCCTGCGTCGTACCACTGACCGCTGGCTGGAGCGATGTCGGTTGCTGGGCGTCGCTGTGGGAAGTGAATGAAAAAGACGCCAATGGCAACGTGTCCAAGGGCGACGTGGTCATCCAGGACAGCAAGAACTGCATGATCCACGGCAACGGCAAACTGGTGTCGGTGATCGGCCTGGAAAACATCGTGGTCGTCGAAACCAAGGACGCCATGATGATCGCCCACAAGGACTCGGTCCAAGGCGTGAAACAAATGGTCAACACCCTCAACGAACAGGGCCGCAGCGAAACCCAGAACCACTGCGAAGTCTATCGTCCGTGGGGTTCCTACGACTCGGTGGACATGGGCGGCCGCTTCCAGGTCAAGCACATCTCGGTCAAGCCGGGCGCATGCCTGTCGTTGCAAATGCACCACCACCGCGCCGAACACTGGATCGTGGTCAGCGGCACCGCCGAAGTGACCTGCGACGAAAACGTGTTCCTGCTCTGCGAGAACCAGTCGACCTACATTCCAATCGCTTCGGTCCACCGTCTGCGCAACCCGGGCAAGATTCCACTCGAGATCATCGAAGTGCAATCGGGCAGCTACCTGGGTGAAGACGATATCGAGCGGTTTGAAGATATCTACGGTCGCTCCACCCCGATCGAGCGCGGCGTGTCGGTGAAAACCATCGCGCAGTAAGCGTTCAGCCCAATAAAAAGCCCTCGTCGAGCCCACTGCGTTTTCCCTATCCGCAGTGGGTTGGTCGGGGGCTTTTTTTTGCCAGGAGGGTTGATCGTTCCCACGCTCTGCGTGGGAATGCCTCAAGGGACGCTCCGCGTTCCAATGGGACGCGGAGCGTCCCGGGCTGCATTCCTTTGCTGCGCGTGGGAACGATCATGCCCATCGCCAACCTCCCCTACGCTTAGGTAGGATGACCTTTTATTTCCCCGAGGTTGTGCGACATGTTCATCGGCGTCCTGCTGGTCATCACCTGGCTGATCCTGTTGCTGCGCTACCCCGCCAAAGCCTTGCCGGTGTCCATCGCCGCGGCCGTTGGCCTGGGCCTGGTCGCCACCTGGGTGATCTGGATGGATAACCGCGAGGTCAAGCAACTGGCGCGCCTTGAGTTGCGCATTACCTACGCCCCGGAACACTGTCCCGCGGATCGCCCGTTGCAGCTGACCATGAACAACGGCAACGACGTGCCGCTGACCGAACTGCGCTGGCGCATTGCGGCCTACGCTCCGGGGGACACGGTGAACCTGGCCGACAATCAATACGCCGCCCCGCGCTATCGCGGCCCCGGTGAATTGCAGGCTGGCGCCAATTGGGAAGACTGTTTGCCATTGCCACCGCTGCGCCCCGGTTACCGCCCGCAAACCCTGGAGTTTCGCGCCGAGCGATTGCAAGGTAGTTTCTCCGACTGATCCCCCCACTTCTTTTGCACAAGGACCGCGCCATGCCCGTTGCGTTGATTACCGGTTGTTCCAGCGGCATCGGCCGCGCCCTGGCCGACGCCTTTAAAGCGGCCGGTTACCAAGTCTGGGCCAGCGCCCGCAAGGCTGAAGACGTCGCGGTTCTGGCTGCGGCCGGTTTCACGGCGGTGCAACTGGACGTCAACGATGGCGCGGCACTCGAACTGTTGAGCGAGCGAATCAACCAGCAACATGGCGGCCTCGATGTGCTGATCAACAATGCCGGTTACGGCGCCATGGGGCCGTTGCTCGACGGTGGCGTGCCGGCGATGCAGCGCCAGTTTGAAACCAATGTGTTTGCGGTGATCGGCGTCACCCGAGCGCTATTCCCGGTGTTGCGCCGGGCCAAGGGTCTGGTGGTGAATATCGGCAGTGTGTCCGGTGTTCTGGTCACGCCGTTCGCCGGCGCCTACTGCGCCTCGAAAGCCGCCGTGCATGCCCTGAGCGACGCGCTGCGCATGGAACTGGCGCCGTTCGGCATCCGCGTGATGGAAGTCCAGCCCGGCGCCATCGCCTCCAGCTTCGCCAAGAATGCCGGCCATGAAGCCGAGCAATTGATCACCGAACAATCGCCCTGGTGGCCGCTGCGCGAAGGCATCCGTGCACGGGCCAAGGCGTCGCAGGACAAACCCACGCCAACCCGTGAGTTTGCCGCTGAGTTGCTCAAAGCAGTGCAACAGAGCAAACCGCCACGGCTGATCCGCATCGGCAATGGCAGCCGGGCATTGCCGTTGCTGGCAACGTTGCTGCCCAAGGGCTTGCTGGAGTCGACCTTGATGAGGCGCTTCGGTTTGAATCGCCAACTCTGAGCGCGGCAAACCAGTCTGATCGCGCCAGACCGTCACGCTCATCATCAGACTGAGCAGCGCCATGGTGTTGTCCATGGCGCAACAACAACTCGATCACACCGCCGGTGCTGCCTCGATACAGGTTTGTATGCCCGGGTGCTTTGAGTAGAATGCGCGCACTTGAGACAAATCGACGCATTTACGCCGACTCAAACAGCATGGAATCGCTGGCATAAAACTGAAGCACGGATTGCTTTGCCTTCCCGCTCTTCCCCTGCCCGTTCCATGCGACCTCTATTCAATCGCAGATCAGGGAATATCCATTGAACGTTTTCAACGTGCTGCCACTGGCCTTTGTTGCCTTGTTGGCCGGCTGCAGCGCCAGCTCCGAACACACCACCAGCCAAGCGTCATCCCTCAACGACACGCTGCCCAAGTTGACCTTGCAAAGTGTGCTGCCGTCACCGTCCAGCAATAAACAGTGCAATGCGCAAATGGACAGCGACATTCTGTTCGGCCTCGGTTTTCAACTGTACGGCGATCAGGAATGGGACACCGCCAAAAGCTGCCTGGAACTGGCCGCGCCGAAACACCCTCGCGCCTTCTGCTATCTGTCGATGATCGCCGGCCAGGACGAAAGCAAAACCCCGGATCAACGCAACAGCGACGCTTTCAATTACATGGCCTATTCGGCGACGCAGAATGACTGGTGCGCAGAATACGGTCTGTATCAGGCCTACCAATACGGCAGCAGCGGAGCCAAGCAAGATCCTGCGCTGGCCAGCCGTTGGCTTGAGCGTTCTTCGGTGCATGGTTACCCCGAGGCTCAGAAGGAACTGATCGAGCAGTACGAAGAGCAAGGCAACCTGGTCGCCGCCTACGCCTGGACAAAGATCATGGCCAAGGCCGATGACACGACCGCTACCGATGCCCTGAAAACCAAGATGACCGCCGCGCAAATCGCCGACGGTGAGAAGCGTTACACCGAGCTCGCCGGCCAGGTCACCAGCAAAAAAGCCATGTTCGCCGAAGCGCGGGAAGAAGACGTCGGCCGTTACTCCGCCGAAATCTATCAAGACTATCCGGACACCTTCAAAGGCCTGTCGTCTGCCGAGCGCTACGACTACGTGAAGCAGTCGATGTACAAAGCCATTGACCTGCCGTTCACCAAAAGCCGTGGTCACGTGCTGAGCTATATCGTGATCAATCGCGCCGCTCAGCTGAAAAAACCTGACACGGATATCGCGAATGACCAGAGGATCGTCGCCCTCATGGAAGATGACGAGTTGTCGGTCGCTGAAACCATCGAGCATGGCCTGCTGGTGGTCAACAAGTTCTACAGGTAAACCGACACAGCGGTGGCGAGGGAGCTTGCTCTCTCGCTCCATGCTCGCTGTTACCTCATTGCGATCAGGGAATTTTCATTGAAATTGCTAAACGTACTGCCATGGATCATGACCAGCCTTTTGGTCGGCTGCGGAGCTTCACCGGATGAGACGCTGAACGCCACCCTGCCCAATCTCAGCCTCAAGGAGCTGTTGCCGCAAGCCGTCGCCAACGAGTATTGCAACCTCGACATGGACAGCGATCTGCTCTACGGCATCGGCTACCAGTTGTACAACGACAAAAAGCCCGAGCAAGCTCGCAGTTGCCTGATCATGGCCGCGCCCACCCACGAGCGAGCCTTGTGTTATCTGGCCAGCATCGCGGAACAGGACACGAGCAAGGACAGCCCCCAGCGCGACCGGGAAGCCTTCGGCTATATGGCGTATTCCGCAGTCAGAAATGACTCGTGCGCCGAGTTCGGCATGTTCCAGAGCTTTGCCTATGGCATGTACGGACAGACGCCGGACCTCGACCTCGGTATACGTTGGCTGGAACGCTCGGCACGCCATGGCGATCCGGATTCCCAGCAAACCCTGATTCGTATGCATACCAACAAAGCCAATCTGCCCGTGGCTTACAGTTGGGCCAGAGTTCTCGACGACACGGCAAAGATCGACTCGCTGAAACAACGAATGAACCCGCAGCAACTCAGCGAAGGCGAAAAAGGTTACGAGCAACTGAGCAAGAACGTGACCAGCAAGGACGAGGTGGGCAAGCAAGCGCGAGAGGAAAACATCGCGGTGTACTCGGCGAACATCCATCTGCAGTTCCCCGACACCTTCAAGGGATTGTCGCCGAAAGATCGCCATGCCTTTATGGGGAACGCACTGGCCGTGGCGAGTGCTCGTCCCGAGTTCAGCACCCGTGATCAGTTTTACGCGTATGTGATCATTTCACGACAGGCTCAGTTGCACAGCGCAAATGCCGACGTCCTGCAGAATCCGCAGGTCATGGCGCTGCTCAGTGACAAAGAACTGGACGTGGCTGATGCAGTGAAGAAGGCCGAAGTCATCCTCAGCCAGGCGCAACGGTAAGACGCCTTACCAACGAAGAGGCCCGGGGTCCAAACCCCAGCCCTTCATAAAATCAATAAACGCCCGCACCTTCAGCGGCAAATGCCGGGTGTCCGGGTACAACGCGTACACCCCTTGTGGCGCAAACCGGTGATCCGCCAACAAACGCCGTAACGTCCCTGCGTCCAGATCCTCCTGAATCAGCCATTGCGGCAATATCGCCACGCCTTGCCCGGTCAGCGCAAACGCCCGCAGCGTCGCCGAATTGTCGGCGACAATCGCGGTTCTACCCGGTTTGGGTTGGTACAGATGCTCGGTCCCGGCCGGGTCGGTCACCGTCAATTCCGGCACTCGCCCATGCCCCAGGGTCGGCAACGATTCCACGGCCGCCAGCGTATCGGCGGCTTCGAAACGCTCGATCAACCCCGGCGCCGCCACGGCAAAAATCTCGAACGTCGACAACTGCACTGCTCGCAGATTGGAGTCGTGCATGCGCCCCAGCCGGATCGCCACGTCGAAACGCTCGGAGATCAGGTCGGCGTGGGTCGAGGACGTGGACAGGTGAATGTTCAACTGCGGTTGTTGCTCGCGAAACACCTCCAGCGCTGGCACCACCTGGGCCAGGGCAAACTCCACGGTGGTGGTGATGCGCAAGGTGCCCTTGAGTTGCGAGTGCTCCGAACGGGCCTCTTCGATCGCCAGTCGCGCTTCGTCCAGGGTGCGCAGGCAGCGCCGATAAAACCGTTCGCCGGCGTCGGTCAGGGCCAATTGACGGGTGCTGCGGGTCAGCAACGTGACGCCCAGTTCCTCTTCCAGCCGCTTGAGATTGAAGCTCACCACGGCGCGGGTCTGGCCCAGGGTCTCGGCGGCAGCCGTCAACGACCCGGCCTCGACCACGGCTTTGAAGGTGTCGAAACGGTCCAGGCTAACCATGTGCGCGCCACTCCTTTGTCAAAATAATTTTGACAAACTAGCAGTCAAACCAGCGTTTTCCTAACCCCGCCAGCGCCCTACCCTGCACGTCTATTACAAGGAAGCTGCCATGGCCTATCGCTCGAAAGTCGCGCTGGTGTATTTGCTGGGGTTCGCCCTTGACCTGCTGAACATGTTCGTCGCCACCATCGCCTACCCCGACATCGCCCGGGAACTGCACGCCTCCGTCACCGAACTGGCGTGGATCGGCAACGCCTACATGCTCGGGCTGACGCTGATCATTCCGATGAGTGTGTGGCTGGCGGCGCGGGTCGGTGAGCGGCGGCTGATCCTCGCATCCTTGCTGTTGTTCGGCATCGCCTCGGGGTTGGTGGCCCAAGCCGGGTCGATTGAAAGCCTGATCGGCTGGCGATTGCTGCAAGGGCTCGGTGGCGGGTTGTTGCTCCCGGTCGGCCAGGCGTTGGCCTATCGACAGTTTCCCCCGGCCCAGCGTGCGCATTTCACCGGCGTGGTGTTGCTGGTGGCGTTGATGGTGCCGGCACTGTCGCCGGCGGCCGGTGGGTTGATCGTTCAGGCGTTGTCCTGGCGCTGGATTTTCTACCTGAATTTGCCGGTGGCGTTGCTCGCCTTCGGGCTCGGCCTGCTCTGGTTGAAACCCGAAAAAGCCTCTACCGAACGCCCGACACTGGACGTTCGTGGCCTGCTGCTCGCCGTCGCGGCCCTGAGTCTGTTGTTGATTGCCGTGAGCCTGTTGAGCGAGCCCGACACGCGCATTTTCGGCCTGCTCGGGCTGATCCTCAGCGCCGCTATGGCGGCGTTGTACCTGCGCGACGGCTGGCGCAAACCCGCGGCAATCCTCGACCTGCAACTGATCAAAAATCCATCACTGCGCCTGGCGATGCTGATCTACCTGTGTGTCCCCGGCATATTCACCGGTACTAACCTGATTGCCGTGTTGTACCTGCACGAGCTCGGTTTCGGCGCGGCGCAAATCGGTGCGCTGATGTTGCCGTGGGCGGCAGGCTCGGGGGTGGCGATCATGATGGGCAAACGCAGTTTCAATCGCATCGGCCCCAAGCCGTTGCTGATCAGCGGCATGCTGTTGCAATGCCTTGGCATTGTGCTGCTGATGCGCATCGAACAACCCGCCGGCCCACTGCTGATCGTTGCCTACGCCATGATGGGCCTGGGTGGCAGCCTGTGCAGCGTCACTGCGCAGACCTTGGCCTTTGTCGGCATAACGCCGGAAAAAATGGGCCACGCCAGTGCCCTGTGGAACATCAATCGCCAACTCGGTTTCTGCCTCGGCGCGGCGCTCTTGAGTTCATTGCTCGGCGCATTAGGCTCCCAAGGTTTCAACTATTGCTTCCTCGCCGCCGCACTGCTGACCGTAGTGCCGATGGCCGCCGTGCTGCGCTTCGACTCGACGAACGTGCTGACCCTGCTAACCTCACCTCCCCTTCAGGAAAAATCCGCATGACTGACTACACCGACTATTTTGACGAAGTGATCCAGGCCCACGTGGCGATTGAACAGTGGTTTGCCGTGGAGGAAAACGACGCCGCGCTAGCCCGATTGCTGGGGCGGTTTTCGCCACAGTTTTCCATGGTCTCACCGTTGGGTCGGGTGCTGGACCTGGAGGCGTTGAGTGCGCTGTTTCGGATGGCGGGCGGGAAGAAGAGCGGGTTCAGGATTGAGCTCAGCGAGCTGCGTGGGATTGCGCTACACGAACATGGCGCGACGGTGAGCTATCGCGAGCAGCAGACCGATGCGACGGGGTTGCATTCGGATCGGCGGTCTACGGTGGTGTTTGAAAAAGGACCATCGGGGCGGATAGTTTGGCGGCATTTGCAGGAGACGTTTTGTAGCGCGTGAGCCCCGATCTCTCCCACGCTCCGCGTGGTAGCGCGATGCCCGGGACGCTCTGCGTCCCAATCTGTGACGCGGAGCGTCACTGGATGCATTCCCACGCAGAGCGTGGGAATGATCTTCATTGATTCACTACTACCGTGCAGGTAATCCCCGCCGCCAACAGCACCCCCTCTGGCACTTCATCAATGTGAATCCGCACCGGCACCCGCTGCGCCAATCGCACCCAGTTGAACGTCGGGTTCACGTCCGCAATCAGCTCGCGACTCTCCGGGTTATCCCGGTCATAAATCCCGCGGGAAATACTCTCCACATGCCCCTTGAGCACTTCGCCGCTCATCAGTTGCATGTCGGCCTTATCGCCCACCCGCACGTGGGGCAATTTGGTTTCTTCGAAGAAGCCGTAGACCCAGAACGAGTTCATATCGACCACGGCCATTTTCGCTTCGCCGATGCGCGCGTAGTCGCCGCGATGGACGTTGAGGTTGGTGACGTAGCCGTCCACTGCCGCGCGCACGGCGGTGCGCTTGAGGTTCAGTTCGGCGGCTTCCAGTTGCGCCTGGGCGTGTTGGTAATCGGCCAGGGCCGAGTCGGCGATGTTGCTCGCGTCGTCGCGGTTTTCCTTGGAGATTACCAGCGCGTCCATGTCGGCGCGGCGGTGGGCGTTGACCTTGCGCATCTCCCAGGTGGCCTTGCGTGACGCCACCAATGACTGCGCCTGTTTTACCGCGATGCGGTAGTGCTCGGGGTCGATCTGCATCAGCAGGTCGCCCTTTTTCACCAGTTGGTTGTCGCGCACCGGCACGTCCACCACTTCGCCGGTGACGTCGGCGGCGACGTTGATGATGTCGGCGCGCACCCGGCCGTCGCGGGTCCATGGGGTGTCCATGTAATGCACCCACAGGGTCCGGCCGATCCATATGGCGAGGGCCAGCACCAACAGGGTGGCGAGCAGGCTGAACAGCTTTTTCATCAATGCGTACTCAACGGTAGACAGTCAGCGCCAGGGCGCCGAACAGACAGGTAAACAAACTCAGGCGCAGCAACGCCGGGTGCCAGAAGAAGCGGTACAAATCGAACCCGGACAGGAACCGGTCCAGCGCCCAGGCCAGTGCCGCGGCGATGAAAAACATCAGCGTCATGGTCGGCATGTACACGCCGTGGAAGGCGATTTCACGCGGCATGTTGAAGTCCTTTGGCATAAGCAGTGAGCGGTGATTGCGGGTCCAGCAATGACGTGCGGATAAAGTGCAGGTAGCTCTTCACCCGACGCAGCGCCGAGGTGTCGAAGTGCGGGGCGAACGGTTCGTCGGTGGCTTGCACACGACTGATCGCATGGTCCACGGCGATCA contains:
- a CDS encoding DUF4440 domain-containing protein, which produces MTDYTDYFDEVIQAHVAIEQWFAVEENDAALARLLGRFSPQFSMVSPLGRVLDLEALSALFRMAGGKKSGFRIELSELRGIALHEHGATVSYREQQTDATGLHSDRRSTVVFEKGPSGRIVWRHLQETFCSA
- a CDS encoding SDR family oxidoreductase, whose translation is MPVALITGCSSGIGRALADAFKAAGYQVWASARKAEDVAVLAAAGFTAVQLDVNDGAALELLSERINQQHGGLDVLINNAGYGAMGPLLDGGVPAMQRQFETNVFAVIGVTRALFPVLRRAKGLVVNIGSVSGVLVTPFAGAYCASKAAVHALSDALRMELAPFGIRVMEVQPGAIASSFAKNAGHEAEQLITEQSPWWPLREGIRARAKASQDKPTPTREFAAELLKAVQQSKPPRLIRIGNGSRALPLLATLLPKGLLESTLMRRFGLNRQL
- a CDS encoding alginate O-acetyltransferase AlgF, with the protein product MTFTTTPRRLAKTFALVAGMSVLSMSAFAGDAALYGPTAPKGSSFVRVYNAGNAEVSATVGTTNLSDVAPLASTDFSFMPGGDYSAKVGSQTLPVKLAGDHYYTLVNNASGAPQLIEEPPFKNKQKSLVRVQNLSDKALTLKTADGKTEVVPSVAAKGRGEREINPVKVSLALYDGATKVGEVKPVALERGEAAVLYVTGKGSSLSPVWVKRPVSTR
- a CDS encoding sel1 repeat family protein, which codes for MNVFNVLPLAFVALLAGCSASSEHTTSQASSLNDTLPKLTLQSVLPSPSSNKQCNAQMDSDILFGLGFQLYGDQEWDTAKSCLELAAPKHPRAFCYLSMIAGQDESKTPDQRNSDAFNYMAYSATQNDWCAEYGLYQAYQYGSSGAKQDPALASRWLERSSVHGYPEAQKELIEQYEEQGNLVAAYAWTKIMAKADDTTATDALKTKMTAAQIADGEKRYTELAGQVTSKKAMFAEAREEDVGRYSAEIYQDYPDTFKGLSSAERYDYVKQSMYKAIDLPFTKSRGHVLSYIVINRAAQLKKPDTDIANDQRIVALMEDDELSVAETIEHGLLVVNKFYR
- a CDS encoding multidrug transporter; its protein translation is MFIGVLLVITWLILLLRYPAKALPVSIAAAVGLGLVATWVIWMDNREVKQLARLELRITYAPEHCPADRPLQLTMNNGNDVPLTELRWRIAAYAPGDTVNLADNQYAAPRYRGPGELQAGANWEDCLPLPPLRPGYRPQTLEFRAERLQGSFSD
- a CDS encoding mannose-1-phosphate guanylyltransferase/mannose-6-phosphate isomerase, which gives rise to MIPVILSGGSGSRLWPLSRKQFPKQFLALTGEHTLFQQTLERLVFEGMDSPIVVCNKDHRFIVNEQLNNRKLEVQRILMEPFGRNTAPAVALTAMMLVNEGRDELMLVLPADHVLEDQKALQRALALATVAAENGEMVLFGVPATKPETGYGYIKSTNDSLLPEGVSRVSHFVEKPDVKRATEYVESGGYFWNSGMFLFRASRFLEELKKHDPDIYDTCLLTLERSEQDADTITFDEATFACCPDNSIDYAVMEKTQRACVVPLTAGWSDVGCWASLWEVNEKDANGNVSKGDVVIQDSKNCMIHGNGKLVSVIGLENIVVVETKDAMMIAHKDSVQGVKQMVNTLNEQGRSETQNHCEVYRPWGSYDSVDMGGRFQVKHISVKPGACLSLQMHHHRAEHWIVVSGTAEVTCDENVFLLCENQSTYIPIASVHRLRNPGKIPLEIIEVQSGSYLGEDDIERFEDIYGRSTPIERGVSVKTIAQ
- a CDS encoding LysR family transcriptional regulator, which produces MVSLDRFDTFKAVVEAGSLTAAAETLGQTRAVVSFNLKRLEEELGVTLLTRSTRQLALTDAGERFYRRCLRTLDEARLAIEEARSEHSQLKGTLRITTTVEFALAQVVPALEVFREQQPQLNIHLSTSSTHADLISERFDVAIRLGRMHDSNLRAVQLSTFEIFAVAAPGLIERFEAADTLAAVESLPTLGHGRVPELTVTDPAGTEHLYQPKPGRTAIVADNSATLRAFALTGQGVAILPQWLIQEDLDAGTLRRLLADHRFAPQGVYALYPDTRHLPLKVRAFIDFMKGWGLDPGPLRW
- a CDS encoding alginate O-acetyltransferase; translated protein: MTRSLRILYIALFLVTLLVLGLWSTRSFFGFSTSAETTVLNGRWTKAVETHYDAEFPIKRLGTNLWAALDFKLFNEGRPGVVLGRDQWLYSDEEFNPIVNEELNLQGNYALVEGVRQQLKAKGVKLVMAIVPAKVRLYPEHLGEVKPASIHANLYQDFHARVAADKILAPDLLGPFNQAKLKGEQVFLRTDTHWTPEGAQVAAETLAKTIAAKTPLSGEPQKFVTTPAEKVTHKGDLRLFLPLDPLFENLMPATEPLQKRNTVAADDQPAADDALFANNEVPVALIGTSYSANPNWNFVGALKQALKSDVVNYAEDGHGPILPMLSYLKSDAFKNSPPQVLIWEFPERYLPVNNEIGDADPQWVAELKEAGARQQNVAANTKSETPDRAQN
- a CDS encoding MFS transporter, translated to MAYRSKVALVYLLGFALDLLNMFVATIAYPDIARELHASVTELAWIGNAYMLGLTLIIPMSVWLAARVGERRLILASLLLFGIASGLVAQAGSIESLIGWRLLQGLGGGLLLPVGQALAYRQFPPAQRAHFTGVVLLVALMVPALSPAAGGLIVQALSWRWIFYLNLPVALLAFGLGLLWLKPEKASTERPTLDVRGLLLAVAALSLLLIAVSLLSEPDTRIFGLLGLILSAAMAALYLRDGWRKPAAILDLQLIKNPSLRLAMLIYLCVPGIFTGTNLIAVLYLHELGFGAAQIGALMLPWAAGSGVAIMMGKRSFNRIGPKPLLISGMLLQCLGIVLLMRIEQPAGPLLIVAYAMMGLGGSLCSVTAQTLAFVGITPEKMGHASALWNINRQLGFCLGAALLSSLLGALGSQGFNYCFLAAALLTVVPMAAVLRFDSTNVLTLLTSPPLQEKSA
- a CDS encoding efflux RND transporter periplasmic adaptor subunit gives rise to the protein MKKLFSLLATLLVLALAIWIGRTLWVHYMDTPWTRDGRVRADIINVAADVTGEVVDVPVRDNQLVKKGDLLMQIDPEHYRIAVKQAQSLVASRKATWEMRKVNAHRRADMDALVISKENRDDASNIADSALADYQHAQAQLEAAELNLKRTAVRAAVDGYVTNLNVHRGDYARIGEAKMAVVDMNSFWVYGFFEETKLPHVRVGDKADMQLMSGEVLKGHVESISRGIYDRDNPESRELIADVNPTFNWVRLAQRVPVRIHIDEVPEGVLLAAGITCTVVVNQ
- a CDS encoding DUF1656 domain-containing protein, whose protein sequence is MPREIAFHGVYMPTMTLMFFIAAALAWALDRFLSGFDLYRFFWHPALLRLSLFTCLFGALALTVYR